The DNA region GACGCCCCCGTCCCCGCCTACCGCACCGCCCTCCTCATGCGAGGCCCCCGATCCCTCCCGGTCCGCTTCTGAAAGCCCTGGGGGGCGCGAGGCAACCGGCCACCGGCGCGTCAGCCGGGAGACCGAGCCCAGCCGGGGCTCAAGCCCGGCGGGGCAGACGCGTCCCCGAAGGGGCGCGGGGAACTGCGCGATCAGCCACTCACCGGCGGGGCAGCCGGGGACAGGCCCAGCGGGGCAGACGCGGAGGTCAGGGGGCCGCGCCGGAGGCGAAGGTGCGGCGGTACTCCGTCGGCGTCGTCCCCAGAATCCGCTGGAAGTGCAAGCGCAGGTTCGTGCCCGTGCCGAGCCCGACATCCGCGGCGATCTGCTCCACGCTCCGCGCGGAGCGCTCCAGCAGCTCCCGCGCCATGTCGATGCGTGCCCGCATCACCCACTGCATCGGCGTGTACCCGGTGTCCTCCACGAACCGCCGGGAGAAGGTCCGCGGCGACACCGCCGCGTGCCGCGCGAGCACGCCGAGCGTGAGGTGCTCGCCGAGGTGGCGCAGCGCCCACTCGCGGGTCGCCGCGAACCGCTCGCCCAGCGGCTCCGGCACGCTGCGCGGCACGTACTGCGCCTGCCCGCCGCTGCGGTACGGCGCCGCGACCAGCCGCCGCGCCGCGTGGTTGGACGCGGCCACCCCGACGTCGCCCCGCAGGATGTGCAGGCACAGGTCGATGCCCGAGGCCGCCCCCGCCGAGGTGAGCACGTCGCCCTCGTCGACGAACAGCACGTTCTCGTCGACCCGCACCCGCGGGTGCTTGGCCGCGAGCGCCCGCGTGTAGTGCCAGTGGGTGGTGGCCCGGCGCCCGTCCAACAGCCCGGTCGCGGCCAGCGCGAACGCCCCCGTGGAGATCGCCGCGAGCCGCGCCCCCCGGTCCCGCGCGGCCACCAGCGCGGCGACGACGGCCGGCGGCGGGTCCTCACGGTCGGGGAAGCGGTAGCCGGGGATGAAGACGATGTCCGCCCAGGCGAGCGCGTCGAGGCCGTCCGCGACGTGGTATGACAGGCCGTCGCCGCCGGTCACCAGGCCCGGCGCCGCGCCGCACACCCGCACCTCGTACGGCATGCTCGCTCGGGTCGTGAACACCTGCGCGGGAATCCCCACGTCGAGCGGCTTGGCGCCCTCCAGCACGAGGACGGCGACACGATGCAGGCGGGAGGGCGGCACGGTGACCAGCGTAGACGCGGCGGCCGCCGCGAAGCTCACCCCGGCGGCACGCCGCCGCCGTGGCGCTCCGCCCAGTCCGCGCGGGCGGCGGCCAGCTCCGGCGCGACCGCACCGGTCAGCCGGTCGCCCAGGGCCCGTAACCGCTGCCCCAGATCGGTCACGCCCGCCGGGTCCAGGCCCCTGATCCACCAGTCGTCCACGACCTGGACGTTGACCACCGGAAGGTCGGGATCGCCGGCCTCGGTGAAGGGGATGCAGTCGATGGTGACGACGAGCACGCCCGAGACCTGCGCCGGGTCGGCCCCCGCGGCCACCGGGACGAGCAGGCCGCCGCGGTTGGCCTGGTGGACGATGCCGGCCAGATGGAGGTGCAGCCGGTCCGGCCGTACCCCGGTCCTGCTCGGGTCGTCCTCGGCCCACCAGGGCAGGTAGCCGCGGACGACCTCACCGCTGGTGGTCGAGACGGTCCAGGTGCGGGCGGACGGCACGGGAGGCATGGACGGCACGGCCGGTCCGGGGCCGTGCCCGTCGTCGGAGCGCTTCACGGCCCCACCTCGCCCCGGCGGCCCGAGCGTACGTCGCCCCGACCGCCGTCACGTACCTCGCCGCCGCCCGCGCGCACGTCACCCCGCCCGTCGACGCCCGCCTCGCCCCGGCGGCTCGCGCCCGCCTCGCCGCCGCTCACCGTGCACACCGCCCACACCAGCTTCCCCGGCCCGTCCCGGTCGCTGACCCCCCACGCCCCGCCAGTCAGCGCGTCGACCAGCTCCAGGCCGCGCCCGGACTCCTCCTCGGTCGAGGCCCTACGAGGCCGCGGCTTGCTCCCGCCGGCGTCGTGGACCTCGATCCGCACCCCGTCCGCCAGCCGCTCGAACCGCGTCGCGATCAGCCTCCCGACCGGCGGATGCGCGTGCGCGATCGCGTTCGTCACCAGCTCCGAGACGACGAGCTCGGCGTCGTCCACGACCTGCCGCAGATCCCACGCGGCCAGCTGCACGGCCAGCAACCGCCGCGCCCGGCCCACCGACAGCGGAGTCGGCGGCCACGTCTTCACCACGGACGGAGGCTCGTCGGCCGCCGACGGACGTTCGCCGGCCACTGCCCGCCTCACCTCCCAGCTCCCACGACGCCGGCCAACCGCCGCAAGCCGTACGGCGGTTGGACCGACCCGAGCGACAACCACCGTGAGTGACACGGCACTTGAGTCGAACTGGGTGGTTCACCCTGCAATAAGATCATATATGTGACCATCATCACTCCACTCCGTAGCCAAACGGCTACCCAGGAGGCTTAGCGTGACGTAGTGTCAGATCGCCTTCAACTAGTCAGTTGGGAAGGGATGGCGGGGGTCGTATGGTCAATCGCAAGGAGCTGGAACCCGAGAGCAGTCCACGTGCTGCGTACGGCGCGCGGGTGCGCACGTGGCGGGAGAACCGGGGGTGGAACCAGGAGGGACTGGCCCACGCGGCGGGGTGTTCGAGCCAGCACATTTCGGCCGTGGAAACTGCCCGCAAACCGCCGACCCTGCGGTTTTCGCGCAAGCTCGACTACGCCTTCGGCACGGCCAACACGGAGCACTCGTTCGAGCGCGAGTTCTACGAGTTGCGGCGCGGCTCGCTGCTGGAGGGCTTCCCCGAGTACCTGCGCCACGAGGGCCGGGCGGCCGAGATCCGGGTGTTCGAGATCGGGATCATCCCCGGCCTGTTGCAGACGCCCGAGTACGCACAGGTGTTGGCGAACAGCGCCGTCCGTCGAGGTTCCATCACGTCAGAACAGGCTGAGGAACGCCTCGCCTTCCTCGCTGAACGGCAAGCGAGCCTCGTACGCGAGCATCCGCCCATGCTCTTCGTGACCATGGACGAGAGCTGCATCCGCCGCTCGGTCGGCGGACCCGCGGTCATGGAGGCACAATTGGCACGGCTGGTCGAGTTCGCCGGGATGCCGAACACGCAGCTCCAGGTGGCGCCGTTTGCCATGGGCGAGCGACGGACCCTCAACCTGCCCGTCAACCTCCTGACTCTGGCGGACCGCTCCGTGATCGCCTACGCCGAATCACAGGCTCAAGGGCACCTCGACCGCGAAAGTGTGTCCGTGCTCCCGCTGTTGACGGCATACCATCAGCTACAGGTGGAAGCGATGTCCCAGGCGGACACCGTGGCCATGATCAACGAGTTGCGAAAGGGCACCCCGTGACGACCGAGACCCCCCGTTGGTTCAAGTCCTCGTACAGCGACAACGGTGGCACCTGCGTCGAGATCGCCGCGAACCTGGCTGGGTCCCGCGGCGTGGTCCCCGTCCGCGACAGCAAGGACCCGCACGGCCCGGTCCTCGACTTCTCCACCACCGAGTTCGCCGCCTTCGTCGCCGGCATCAAGTCCGGCGACTTCGGCACCGTCTGACCCCGCCGCGCGGGCGTCGGCTCAGGACGCCAAGGCGGTGAGGGTGGTCTCGGCGGTCAGCCGGAGGTCCTGGATCATCGGGTTCGGGTCGTCCCTGCGGCTGACCAGGACGACCCTGCTGGGGGGAGCGTCCTCGACCGGGACGGTGACCAGGCCGGTCCGCAGCGAGCTGCGGCGATCGCCGACCGGCAGCACGGCGATCGCCGTGCCGCTCGCGACGAGTTCGAGCTTGTCCTCGTAGCTCTCGATCGGCGGCACCCCGGCCCCGAGGAGTCGGTAGGAGGCCCAGTCCGCGGTGCCGGACGGGCACGGCGCCACCTCTTCGCCGGCCAGTTCTTCCACGGTCACCGACGCACGGTCGGCCAGGGGGTGGCCGCGCGGGACGACGAGCATCCGGGGCTCCTCGTACAGCGGCGTGGCGGACACGTCCTCGTCGGCGAACGGCAGCGGGGCCCGCGCGATCAGGGCGTCGACCCGCCTGTCCGTCAGTGCCCCGATGTCGCCGCAGCTCAGATGCCGGGTGGCGATCTCGGCGTCGGGTCGGCGGCGGCGCAGTTCTCGTACGGCGGGGGTGATCACCAGATCCTCGACGTAGCCGATGGTGATCCGACCGGTCCCGGTCTGCTCGCGCACGGCCAGTTCGGCCTGGCGGGCGGCGCGCAGCAGGGCCTGGGCCCGGGGGAGGAACGTCCGGCCGGCCGGGGTGAGCCGGGCGCCCTGCGGGGTGCGGTCCAGCAGCCGGGCGCCGAGATACTTCTCCAGGCGCTGGATCTGGCGGCTCAGCGCCGGCTGGGCCACGTGCAGGTCGGCCGCGGCCCGCCCGAAGTGCTGGTGCGCCGCCACCGCGGTGAAGTAGCGCACGAGCCGCAGCTCCAGGTCCTGTCCGAGATCGTTCACCCTTGCAGCGTACGACGGCGCGGCCCCCATGCCGTTTCGGAATGAGCCGCTTGCGGAACCGGTCTTGGACGGGCCCGCCGCCCGGGACCTTGACTGGAGGAGCAACGTTTCCCCGAGAAAGCGACAGGCTCGATGAAGGCGATCCAGTTCCACGAAGCGGGCGGGCCGGAAGTTCTGCGGTACGAGGAGGTGCCGGTTCCCGGCATCGGCCCGGGCGAGGTGCTCGTCCGGGT from Actinacidiphila sp. DG2A-62 includes:
- a CDS encoding GlxA family transcriptional regulator; translation: MPPSRLHRVAVLVLEGAKPLDVGIPAQVFTTRASMPYEVRVCGAAPGLVTGGDGLSYHVADGLDALAWADIVFIPGYRFPDREDPPPAVVAALVAARDRGARLAAISTGAFALAATGLLDGRRATTHWHYTRALAAKHPRVRVDENVLFVDEGDVLTSAGAASGIDLCLHILRGDVGVAASNHAARRLVAAPYRSGGQAQYVPRSVPEPLGERFAATREWALRHLGEHLTLGVLARHAAVSPRTFSRRFVEDTGYTPMQWVMRARIDMARELLERSARSVEQIAADVGLGTGTNLRLHFQRILGTTPTEYRRTFASGAAP
- a CDS encoding DUF6907 domain-containing protein produces the protein MKRSDDGHGPGPAVPSMPPVPSARTWTVSTTSGEVVRGYLPWWAEDDPSRTGVRPDRLHLHLAGIVHQANRGGLLVPVAAGADPAQVSGVLVVTIDCIPFTEAGDPDLPVVNVQVVDDWWIRGLDPAGVTDLGQRLRALGDRLTGAVAPELAAARADWAERHGGGVPPG
- a CDS encoding ATP-binding protein, with amino-acid sequence MVKTWPPTPLSVGRARRLLAVQLAAWDLRQVVDDAELVVSELVTNAIAHAHPPVGRLIATRFERLADGVRIEVHDAGGSKPRPRRASTEEESGRGLELVDALTGGAWGVSDRDGPGKLVWAVCTVSGGEAGASRRGEAGVDGRGDVRAGGGEVRDGGRGDVRSGRRGEVGP
- a CDS encoding helix-turn-helix domain-containing protein, which translates into the protein MVNRKELEPESSPRAAYGARVRTWRENRGWNQEGLAHAAGCSSQHISAVETARKPPTLRFSRKLDYAFGTANTEHSFEREFYELRRGSLLEGFPEYLRHEGRAAEIRVFEIGIIPGLLQTPEYAQVLANSAVRRGSITSEQAEERLAFLAERQASLVREHPPMLFVTMDESCIRRSVGGPAVMEAQLARLVEFAGMPNTQLQVAPFAMGERRTLNLPVNLLTLADRSVIAYAESQAQGHLDRESVSVLPLLTAYHQLQVEAMSQADTVAMINELRKGTP
- a CDS encoding DUF397 domain-containing protein, translated to MTTETPRWFKSSYSDNGGTCVEIAANLAGSRGVVPVRDSKDPHGPVLDFSTTEFAAFVAGIKSGDFGTV
- a CDS encoding LysR family transcriptional regulator; this translates as MNDLGQDLELRLVRYFTAVAAHQHFGRAAADLHVAQPALSRQIQRLEKYLGARLLDRTPQGARLTPAGRTFLPRAQALLRAARQAELAVREQTGTGRITIGYVEDLVITPAVRELRRRRPDAEIATRHLSCGDIGALTDRRVDALIARAPLPFADEDVSATPLYEEPRMLVVPRGHPLADRASVTVEELAGEEVAPCPSGTADWASYRLLGAGVPPIESYEDKLELVASGTAIAVLPVGDRRSSLRTGLVTVPVEDAPPSRVVLVSRRDDPNPMIQDLRLTAETTLTALAS